The following are encoded together in the Silurus meridionalis isolate SWU-2019-XX chromosome 2, ASM1480568v1, whole genome shotgun sequence genome:
- the LOC124401004 gene encoding uncharacterized protein LOC124401004, translating to MAEEALGKTVEQLKRERTSVKSSFTKQANFLCREAHRLIESELKEEFRRLSFEARRVFESNDDYKAGLLAEIEANQEDGALALLSVQQEADLKKTVEDCNARYNRVSEIVQDNLWKRYGQDEVLAAVSEGEKACDRTTSIPVDGVGYDSYEMQLELLMRLVKEAVGAFSNWERWAPTTERKALEGRVRKLKERSNELEARKAEFVWARRAAEDARAPEISMREKLDTGAHAAQIMPVVRIKPTSLPTFSGNRRDFYRWKRDWGSLQKQGEPTGSAEVKKIQLVDSIDEKIAKELRLSSYNSAADIFRVLENRYGNKVTIAMEIVDEVEKIPAVKENQPRRVVELIQMVEKALADLTDLGNVGAIKNPLVIKSIESKLPDFVKRDWLVYMTDPANGITPENHFDALLKFLKKQEEILERLEQLKISERAEKPERRNYAFTKTTKKASVEDGCIVCGSEKHKGKIFFCKKFKELKLAEKSSIVRRLGACKRCLGCHRMRTV from the coding sequence ATGGCTGAAGAAGCATTAGGGAAAACAGTTGAGCAACTGAAAAGGGAGAGAACTTCTGTAAAAAGCAGCTTCACCAAGCAAGCCAACTTCCTCTGTAGAGAAGCACATAGACTGATAGAATCAGAGCTCAAGGAAGAATTCAGAAGGCTTTCTTTTGAAGCGAGAAGAGTTTTTGAAAGCAATGATGATTATAAGGCTGGATTATTGGCAGAGATTGAAGCCAACCAAGAAGATGGCGCACTAGCACTACTTTCGGTGCAGCAGGAAGCTGACCTGAAGAAAACTGTGGAGGACTGTAACGCAAGGTATAACAGAGTCAGTGAAATAGTGCAAGATAATCTCTGGAAAAGATACGGGCAGGATGAAGTGTTGGCCGCAGTTTCTGAAGGAGAGAAAGCCTGCGATCGCACAACCTCTATACCTGTCGATGGTGTTGGCTACGATAGCTACGAAATGCAACTGGAGCTCTTGATGCGACTGGTGAAAGAAGCAGTAGGAGCTTTCTCAAACTGGGAAAGATGGGCTCCCACAACTGAAAGAAAGGCTCTAGAGGGTCGTGTACGAAAACTGAAAGAGCGTAGTAACGAGCTTGAAGCGCGAAAAGCTGAATTTGTCTGGGCACGAAGAGCTGCTGAGGATGCACGAGCACCAGAAATTAGTATGAGGGAAAAACTGGATACAGGAGCACACGCAGCACAGATCATGCCAGTGGTCAGAATTAAACCAACAAGTTTACCGACGTTTAGTGGCAATAGAAGAGATTTCTATCGCTGGAAAAGGGACTGGGGAAGTCTCCAAAAGCAAGGTGAACCCACCGGGTCAGCTGAGGTTAAAAAGATCCAGCTGGTGGACAGCATTGATGAGAAGATCGCTAAGGAGCTCCGACTATCTTCCTATAACAGTGCTGCTGACATATTCAGGGTGTTAGAGAACCGGTATGGTAACAAAGTAACAATTGCCATGGAGATTGTCGATGAGGTGGAAAAAATCCCTGCAGTGAAGGAAAATCAACCAAGAAGGGTTGTAGAATTAATTCAAATGGTAGAAAAAGCCCTGGCAGATCTCACGGATCTCGGAAACGTTGGTGCCATAAAAAATCCGCTTGTAATAAAATCCATTGAGAGCAAGTTACCAGACTTTGTGAAAAGAGACTGGCTTGTTTACATGACAGATCCTGCAAATGGCATAACACCAGAGAACCATTTTGATGCACTATTAAAGTTCCTAAAGAAACAAGAAGAAATTCTTGAAAGGCTTGAGCAATTGAAAATATCAGAAAGAGCAGAAAAGCCAGAAAGAAGGAACTACGCTTTCACCAAAACGACAAAGAAGGCTTCTGTAGAGGACGGGTGCATCGTATGTGGATCAGAGAAACATAAGGGCAAGATTTTCTTCTGTAAAAAATTCAAAGAACTAAAACTAGCAGAGAAGTCGTCAATTGTGAGAAGACTGGGAGCATGCAAAAGGTGTTTAGGGTGTCACAGAATGAGGACGGTGTAG